The Oryzias melastigma strain HK-1 linkage group LG20, ASM292280v2, whole genome shotgun sequence genome includes the window GCAGGACGTTTGCAAAACTATCaaagttgtgtttatttaaaatccaaACGTGAACATTGTGGTTTATGACACACAGGTGAGTGAAAGGACAGCAGGTAGATGACGTGCACGTTTAAAAGTTAGTTTGTGGAAGCGTGCTCGTGTGCACATCAGCATCGAGTGTCTTTTGTGTGGTTTCCTGCAAGAGGAGAGAGATTTTAAACACAAACCgaggacaaacaaaaaattaaaaaggcaaCAAATGATAACATacagagggaggaaaaaaaataaaaatatatatagaagaAATTAAAAGAGAAGCTTGACACAAAGTAGTCTGGGACATCCGAGTGTTTTCAACTTTAATTAGCTCTATTAATTCATTTTGTATAATGCTTGATATCCACattttcaatactttttttccacaatgaacccaaatttgtcaaaaagtaaattgacttctatttaaataaactaaatacgaaaaactgttttataacaAAAGATGAAACACGTAGAgataaaattctattttataaACATACAAACTAAGAAAACATCAGCAAGTTTCCCAGGATTAATTTCAGgaagttttacatttatgtttcataacttttgttttaaaccaaaaatttcaaaaaggtacaaaaaacagaaagaaaaaaaaatgttttttaaaccttgttaaatttttaatgaaactgaAGGAATTAATTGGAAAACTCAGTTCAGAGACTAAAGACAGTTAAACAGAAGCGTCAAAACCAAAATGAGGGAAGCGcaaaaaagtagataaaaaaataactgaaaattacttttgttttagtttgcagattaatttgattttgagggccgtttttagttttcatccctttttggtatttttttttaattttaaatcaaatttcttTCGATaccaaaaaacaaagtgaaaatttagAGGATGAaagaattaaatgtttaaaacaaaaaatacaaaatctacTCAGAGAAATGAAAGAAGTGTAGTGCTTATTCTGgggcttttaagtgtttttctactttaaaattTGCTctattaattctttttttatatgacAATGTTTGATAAACACTTTCAATACAATCCCagcttatattttttatttttttccacaacaagATCAAATCTGTAAGATTCTCAGCCAGATGTCAAACTTCAAATTATCTATATCTTTTAACtgctaaagaaataaaattactaaaatagaaagacagttttttatgttttataataaaagtttaaaccTGTAGagtctaaaaatacaaatgtttaaatccaaaaaaaaaagatgaggtcaaaatgaaccaataataTCAAATTTCACAGGATTCATTTCAGGaaattttactttagttttaaaaccaaaaacactgaaagagaaaaaaatgtttaaaccttcatgttaaattttgaattaaattaatggGAGAATTAATAGTAAAACTGAGTTCAgagattattaaataaaagctcattaaggcttcaaaactaaaatgaaagaagcaataagtagattaaaaataaatgaaaattacttttgttttagtttgcagGTAAATGTGATTTGAGGACCTTTGGTTTTAGTTTCTTcctttttggaaaacaaaatgtttttctacagacagaaaccagaaaaattaaaagttgcAGAATAAAAAACCCGTTTTGGTTTAAGGTTTTCCAACAGAAACTAAGCAGACCGTCTCATTCACACTTCACTCAAACTGGGTTCAAGATTAACTTTCAGGTTCATTTCAGCTTCAGGGAGTTTTGACCTAAAATTCTTCCTGAAATCTCAGACCCACCTGGTGGCTGTGACATCTTGTGCTTGTTGGCGTGTTGTGATCTGTGGCGGTCCGTGGCGGGGACGGCGTCCCTCCAAGACCGCTCTGCTGAAACTCACGTTAGGATCTCGTTCATAAAGAACCTTCCCGGTTCAGACTCCGTCTGCTTACCTGCTTGCCATCCCTGACAGGGCGAGTCCCCGCCCCTTGGCGTGCACTGCAGGGTTTCTGAAGCGAAGCAGTTCTCGTCTGTCTCTGGGATGTTGTTGCCATGGTTACGGGAATGCAGCCTCTCCCAGGCCTTCAGCGGAGGGTGCAGCAGCTCCGCGCACGCGCACCGTTCCCTCAGCTTTGGATGAGCGGCGGCACAGACGTTTTGTTTGGACGCCAGGGGCCTCTTGACGCCGGCGGACCTCCACTTCATCCGAGCGGGGCAGGAGCTGTTCCCATCGGATTCCCCCTCCGTGGAGTGGAGGTCGGGGTCAGAGGCCTTCCTCAGCCGGATCTTGGCGTGGGACGAGCAGGCGTCACACGTGGGTAAGAGGACGTCGTTCCACTGCTGGAAGGGAGCGGCTTTCCGCTTCAGGCCCCTCACGCCGTCCCGAGTGGGACTGGAGGACGAGCAGATCCTGCGTTTGGATAAACACCTGGAGCAGAGGCGCTCCGCCTTGGACAGGTGAGGGCTGAACACGTTCTCGGTGAACTTCCTGCTGAGGCAGCACTCGTGGTCGGAGAGGCTGCGCCGATCCGCCTTCTCCTGGAGTTTGAACTTCTGTTTTGGAGGTTCTTTGAACTCCAGGTCCACCTTTCGTCTTCTGCCGAAACCTCGACCACTCAGAGGTCTGCTCTGCTTCCGGGAGGCGGGTAGGAGTTTGCTGCTGTAGTAGATGTTCTCAAAGTCGGACAGCCAGCTGCTGGAAGGGAGGTAGGCGGGCAGAGACTCAAAGGAGGTGTCCTGATGGTCCTGGAGGTCCAATTCTCCTCTGGGGGGAACCTTCTGCAGAGGCGAGCTCTCCAGCAGCAAAGCAGAGAAGAGGGCCGTCTCTGCTGGAGCCGTCGCAGACTTCTGAGAGTCTTCTGAGGCGAGGTCCTCCATCACGAAGCAGAGGTCCGCTTCCGGCAGCATCTCCTCTCCAGCCGGCCTCAAAGACTCCTCCAGTACCGCCATGCTTTCAGAGCCGTTCTGGACCAGAGGTTCCAGAGAGGAAACCGAAGTGTCCCCAGCGGACCAGACGATGGACTCCATCTTCTTCAGCTCGTCCAGGTACTTGGGCTCAAACGGCAGATGGAAGTTTGGAGTCGCACTTCCTGGAGTCTCCTCGGCTTCCTTGGAGTTCAGGTTTTCAGCAGCTGACgtctgcagctcctctgaaCCCGTGGCGCCCTCGCCTGACGTCCCCACCAACAGGATGTCTGGTTTCTCTGCAGGAAGGCGAGGTCTTTTACCATGAGGGGGCGAGGTCTGTTGCTCACGCCCCAGCGGCGGTCTGGGAGGCGTGGAGCGACCTCCGCTCTCCTCCGTCTGAGTGACCAAGCTGCATTTGGACGCTGCAtgctgcagcacagcaggacAGTCGCTCCGCTCAGAGGAGCGAGGTTTCGCGTCAGATGGACCCGTCTGGGCGGGGGTCCTCTGGAGCGGCTCGGTCTGCACCTCCGAGCTGGTGGTCTCTCTGAACGCAGAGGCCGGCTGGCAGCGGAAGCGGCGGGCGTGGAAGGCCATGGTCTGGTAGTACTGAGGGCTGAGCATGCGCCTGTAGTCCATCAGGTGCAGCTGGGTGTGGGGCACGATGAAGCCTGGGGGCTCCATGTAGGGGTTGATCTGATAGTGGGGCATCACTGGCAATCCAAACCCTGTAAGGGGCAGAAGGTCAAACCGTCAGGGGCGCCAGATTATTaccaaaaacaagcagaaatgtgCCAGTTTGCTTTGAAGAGAAGGggttcccaaactttttcttgtgagggacagagcttttcttctctgatgggggccgAGGCCGGTTTGTAggccaacagaaaaagtgtaatgaccacagcctaaacgtaaacatttatggttttccagaaagccacattttaaataattcatttctgcaatcttcacaggaaaaaataaataaataaataaaaaataggaatgttgcattaactgtgataatgccagtgtgaatgctttttcctgaaagtagtcgctaaagATTGTTGAaggatttttgtgaaaatggtGACAATTTAATTGCGGAaaattcaaaagctatttgcaaaatataaagtttgccaaaaaactggaaatttgtTAAAGAACTCTGAGAAAGCACTGAAGATGACCTAAATCTCTGAAAatattgtagtaaaattgcttaaaaatccctaatgaaaacatttttttttgtgcatttcttaaatatgagcgaaattccaaattagcctgaattatgttaaattagtcccaaaaaaagctagcatgtttaaaactagctaaactgcaaaactgTCTGAAAATTcctcactaaactaaattagccaaaaa containing:
- the LOC112151034 gene encoding uncharacterized protein LOC112151034 isoform X2; translated protein: MEAVSSTLKHSYTLGQQCPNKGLGAKQSHGSPPEPGRPEEQQQQHHKPFFYVQSSQPCFPMQTLQWPLPYNPYYTYPGLGFGLPVMPHYQINPYMEPPGFIVPHTQLHLMDYRRMLSPQYYQTMAFHARRFRCQPASAFRETTSSEVQTEPLQRTPAQTGPSDAKPRSSERSDCPAVLQHAASKCSLVTQTEESGGRSTPPRPPLGREQQTSPPHGKRPRLPAEKPDILLVGTSGEGATGSEELQTSAAENLNSKEAEETPGSATPNFHLPFEPKYLDELKKMESIVWSAGDTSVSSLEPLVQNGSESMAVLEESLRPAGEEMLPEADLCFVMEDLASEDSQKSATAPAETALFSALLLESSPLQKVPPRGELDLQDHQDTSFESLPAYLPSSSWLSDFENIYYSSKLLPASRKQSRPLSGRGFGRRRKVDLEFKEPPKQKFKLQEKADRRSLSDHECCLSRKFTENVFSPHLSKAERLCSRCLSKRRICSSSSPTRDGVRGLKRKAAPFQQWNDVLLPTCDACSSHAKIRLRKASDPDLHSTEGESDGNSSCPARMKWRSAGVKRPLASKQNVCAAAHPKLRERCACAELLHPPLKAWERLHSRNHGNNIPETDENCFASETLQCTPRGGDSPCQGWQAERSWRDAVPATDRHRSQHANKHKMSQPPGNHTKDTRC
- the LOC112151034 gene encoding uncharacterized protein LOC112151034 isoform X1 — protein: MEAVSSTLKHSYTLGQQCPNKGLGAKQSHGSPPEPGRPEEQQQQHHKPFFYVQSSQPCFPMQTLQWPLPYNPYYTYPGLGFGLPVMPHYQINPYMEPPGFIVPHTQLHLMDYRRMLSPQYYQTMAFHARRFRCQPASAFRETTSSEVQTEPLQRTPAQTGPSDAKPRSSERSDCPAVLQHAASKCSLVTQTEESGGRSTPPRPPLGREQQTSPPHGKRPRLPAEKPDILLVGTSGEGATGSEELQTSAAENLNSKEAEETPGSATPNFHLPFEPKYLDELKKMESIVWSAGDTSVSSLEPLVQNGSESMAVLEESLRPAGEEMLPEADLCFVMEDLASEDSQKSATAPAETALFSALLLESSPLQKVPPRGELDLQDHQDTSFESLPAYLPSSSWLSDFENIYYSSKLLPASRKQSRPLSGRGFGRRRKVDLEFKEPPKQKFKLQEKADRRSLSDHECCLSRKFTENVFSPHLSKAERLCSRCLSKRRICSSSSPTRDGVRGLKRKAAPFQQWNDVLLPTCDACSSHAKIRLRKASDPDLHSTEGESDGNSSCPARMKWRSAGVKRPLASKQNVCAAAHPKLRERCACAELLHPPLKAWERLHSRNHGNNIPETDENCFASETLQCTPRGGDSPCQGWQAAERSWRDAVPATDRHRSQHANKHKMSQPPGNHTKDTRC